One window from the genome of Lentibacillus daqui encodes:
- a CDS encoding alpha-mannosidase: protein MSNKKTVHIISHTHWDREWYLPYEKHHVGLIKLMDQLIETLEQQLDYRSFHLDGQTIILDDYLQVRPEMRDKVQQLINDGRLQIGPWYILQDEFLTSGEVNIRNLQYGMKDAKAWGSLAKVGYFPDSFGNIGQAPQILRQAGIGHAVFGRGVKPTGFNNMVADTDVFETPYSEMVWRSPDGSTVLGMLFANWYCNGNEIPVNTKEAKIYWDDRLASMEKYAATPNMLMMNGCDHQPIQTDLPEAIQTAERLFPEITFVHSNFNAYVNDLKSSLPDDLKTIDGELRSQQTDGWGTLVNTASSRLYLKQMNYLGETLLEKVAEPLATFAYMLGADYDRDLFEYAWKTLMQNHPHDSICGCSVDEVHREMVTRFAKSKDVTQSLVDDSLSYIQAHVDTTIFEKYGKDTLPFTVFNTTGQNRTGIISVVLDVKREYFAAGVIKDQLKTFPLGDKVIVDAEGNTFDCQVEDLGIQFDYDLPKDRFRQPYMSRRIKITFQAKDVPALGLKTYACITGTDSRAELGQTLITGDKVMENDHVHVQIEDNGSLILTDKVNGHVYHDICVYEDTGDIGNEYMYKQPTNDTALTTKHVSAKVKLVTNTSFQATYQISHDWELPASATPLLEQEQQELVVFTERKAERSTEKIPFRITTMVTLTRDSNGVEVETSFYNRSKDHRLRVLFPTDLSSSTHAADSVFEVANRTNVPADGWTNPDYSQHQQAFVDAGDETAGLTIANHGLTEYELLRDGRQTIALTLLRSVGELGDWGYFPTPEAQCLGDHTVSFKIIPHQGKESRLKSYQDAYQYQVPWSVKQVNIQKADVPPVYSFIEQNIISNRLVFSSMKVALSSTDVMLRWFNITDRETILDLRVPNGIQEVYQSNIIEEKRMPIWEVNEGVKLPVKKYEITTIGLKK, encoded by the coding sequence ATGAGCAATAAAAAAACGGTTCACATTATTTCCCATACGCACTGGGATCGGGAATGGTATTTACCATATGAGAAGCACCATGTTGGATTGATCAAATTAATGGATCAATTGATAGAGACACTGGAGCAGCAATTAGACTATAGAAGTTTCCACCTGGATGGGCAAACGATTATACTTGATGACTATTTGCAAGTACGCCCGGAGATGCGTGACAAAGTACAACAATTGATTAATGACGGTAGATTGCAAATTGGACCATGGTATATATTACAGGATGAGTTTTTAACAAGTGGGGAAGTAAATATCCGTAATCTCCAATATGGCATGAAAGATGCCAAAGCATGGGGCAGTTTGGCGAAGGTTGGATATTTTCCTGATTCGTTCGGTAATATTGGTCAAGCTCCGCAAATTTTACGTCAGGCGGGAATCGGCCATGCGGTCTTTGGCCGAGGGGTTAAGCCGACGGGATTTAATAACATGGTTGCCGATACAGATGTTTTTGAGACCCCATATTCAGAAATGGTCTGGCGTTCCCCAGATGGATCAACAGTACTTGGTATGCTATTTGCGAATTGGTATTGCAACGGAAATGAAATACCGGTAAATACCAAAGAAGCGAAGATTTATTGGGATGATCGGTTAGCCTCCATGGAAAAATATGCAGCAACACCAAACATGCTAATGATGAATGGTTGTGATCATCAGCCAATCCAAACAGATCTGCCGGAAGCAATTCAAACGGCAGAAAGGTTATTTCCAGAAATTACGTTTGTTCACTCAAATTTTAATGCTTATGTAAATGATTTGAAATCTAGTTTACCCGACGATCTAAAAACAATTGATGGAGAACTGCGTAGTCAACAAACAGATGGATGGGGAACACTGGTGAACACCGCATCTTCCAGGTTGTATTTGAAACAAATGAACTACTTAGGTGAAACGCTTTTAGAAAAAGTGGCTGAACCTTTAGCAACATTTGCCTATATGCTTGGTGCTGATTATGACCGGGATTTATTTGAATATGCTTGGAAAACGTTAATGCAAAACCATCCACATGATAGTATATGTGGCTGTAGTGTTGATGAAGTTCATCGGGAAATGGTAACACGCTTTGCCAAAAGTAAGGATGTTACGCAATCACTTGTGGACGATAGTCTTTCATACATCCAAGCACATGTGGATACAACTATTTTTGAAAAATATGGGAAAGACACACTGCCATTTACCGTATTTAATACAACGGGGCAGAATCGCACTGGCATTATCAGTGTTGTACTCGATGTAAAACGGGAATATTTTGCTGCCGGGGTTATAAAAGACCAGTTAAAAACGTTTCCTTTGGGAGATAAAGTAATTGTTGATGCTGAAGGTAATACCTTTGATTGTCAGGTAGAAGATTTAGGGATCCAATTTGACTATGATTTACCTAAGGATCGTTTCCGTCAACCATATATGTCACGAAGAATAAAGATTACCTTTCAGGCAAAGGATGTACCGGCATTAGGGCTGAAAACTTATGCCTGTATTACGGGGACTGATAGCCGTGCAGAACTTGGTCAAACACTTATTACGGGTGATAAGGTAATGGAAAATGATCATGTACATGTGCAGATAGAAGATAATGGATCTCTTATTTTAACGGATAAAGTGAATGGACATGTCTATCACGATATATGTGTATATGAAGATACTGGAGATATCGGGAATGAATATATGTACAAACAACCAACCAATGATACTGCGTTAACAACAAAGCATGTTTCAGCCAAGGTTAAACTTGTTACAAACACATCATTCCAGGCGACTTATCAGATTTCTCATGATTGGGAGCTTCCAGCAAGTGCTACACCATTACTGGAGCAGGAACAGCAAGAGCTTGTCGTGTTTACAGAAAGAAAAGCAGAACGCTCAACTGAAAAAATACCATTTCGGATAACCACAATGGTTACTTTAACTAGGGATAGCAATGGTGTGGAGGTGGAAACAAGTTTTTATAATCGGTCAAAGGATCACCGACTTCGCGTGTTGTTTCCTACGGATCTAAGCAGCTCTACACATGCTGCTGATTCCGTTTTTGAAGTAGCAAACCGGACGAATGTGCCCGCAGATGGCTGGACAAACCCGGATTATTCGCAACATCAACAGGCATTTGTTGATGCAGGAGATGAAACGGCAGGATTAACGATAGCCAATCACGGATTGACAGAATATGAACTGTTACGAGATGGACGGCAGACAATTGCACTAACGTTGTTGCGATCAGTTGGAGAACTCGGCGATTGGGGGTACTTCCCAACTCCAGAGGCCCAGTGTTTGGGTGATCATACAGTCTCATTTAAAATTATTCCGCACCAAGGGAAGGAATCAAGGTTAAAATCTTATCAGGATGCCTATCAGTATCAGGTACCATGGTCCGTAAAGCAAGTAAACATACAAAAAGCAGATGTGCCACCAGTCTATTCGTTTATCGAACAAAACATTATCTCAAATAGATTAGTCTTTTCATCCATGAAGGTTGCTTTGTCATCTACGGATGTTATGTTACGTTGGTTCAACATCACGGATAGGGAAACAATACTTGATTTACGTGTCCCGAATGGTATCCAGGAAGTTTACCAAAGTAATATTATCGAAGAAAAAAGGATGCCAATTTGGGAAGTGAATGAGGGCGTAAAACTACCGGTGAAGAAATATGAGATTACAACCATTGGATTGAAAAAATAA